From Gloeocapsopsis sp. IPPAS B-1203, one genomic window encodes:
- a CDS encoding MBL fold metallo-hydrolase, translated as MLFRQLFDQNTGTYTYLIADSKSKDAVIVDPVVEQVERDRKLIDELGLTLRYCLETHIHADHITGTAKLRELTGCHGVVPEKANAACANCFIRDGETLQIGDVYIQAIATPGHTDSHVAYLVNDTQLLTGDALFIRGCGRTDFQSGDAGTLYDSVTQRLFTLPDDTLVYPGHDYRGHTVSTIGEEKQWNPRFIGRTRDGFIEFMDNLNLPNPQKIMEAVPANERCGNVAVAV; from the coding sequence ATGCTATTTCGTCAACTGTTCGATCAAAATACTGGAACCTATACCTATCTCATTGCAGACTCCAAATCAAAAGACGCAGTAATTGTCGATCCAGTCGTGGAACAAGTCGAACGCGATCGCAAACTTATTGATGAGTTAGGTTTAACACTCCGTTATTGCTTAGAAACACACATCCATGCCGATCACATCACTGGTACAGCGAAACTACGCGAACTCACAGGATGTCACGGAGTTGTACCAGAAAAAGCCAATGCAGCTTGTGCTAATTGCTTCATTCGAGATGGCGAAACATTGCAGATTGGGGATGTCTATATTCAAGCGATCGCCACTCCTGGACATACTGATAGCCATGTAGCATATCTTGTCAATGACACGCAGTTATTAACAGGTGATGCTTTATTTATTCGTGGCTGTGGGCGTACTGATTTTCAAAGTGGTGATGCCGGAACATTATACGACTCTGTAACTCAGCGCCTGTTTACCCTTCCAGACGATACCTTAGTTTATCCTGGACACGACTATCGAGGACATACAGTATCCACAATCGGGGAAGAAAAGCAGTGGAATCCCCGCTTTATAGGGCGTACGCGCGACGGCTTCATTGAGTTTATGGATAATCTCAACTTGCCCAATCCCCAAAAAATTATGGAAGCAGTTCCAGCCAACGAACGTTGTGGCAACGTTGCTGTTGCCGTGTAG
- a CDS encoding type 1 glutamine amidotransferase translates to MHPEQIELTIGWLYPTLMSTYGDRGNVICLRKRCEWRGYTVKVLPLDQNATAVDFQSVDMIVGGGAQDRQQEIVMRDLRGTKAETLREKIDNGTPGVFTCGAPQLLGHYYEPALGQRIEGLGLLDFISVHPGTNARRCIGNLVVEVTAKRLAQELAAMIGSPAYLIGFENHGGRTKLGQVEALGKVVQGLGNNGEDGTEGAFYQNAIATYSHGPLLPKNPFVADWLIQTALRQKYQSAISLSPLNDTLAQQAREAMFQRLHVKTPAIAQN, encoded by the coding sequence ATGCATCCAGAACAAATTGAACTAACAATCGGCTGGCTATATCCCACCTTAATGAGTACTTACGGCGATCGCGGAAATGTCATTTGTCTGCGAAAACGTTGTGAGTGGCGCGGGTATACAGTAAAAGTATTACCTCTCGATCAAAATGCCACAGCAGTAGACTTTCAAAGCGTAGATATGATTGTCGGTGGTGGTGCGCAAGATCGACAACAAGAAATTGTGATGCGCGATTTACGCGGTACTAAAGCTGAAACCTTGCGAGAAAAAATTGATAACGGGACTCCTGGTGTATTTACTTGCGGTGCGCCACAATTACTCGGACACTACTATGAACCTGCTTTAGGACAACGAATTGAAGGATTAGGGTTACTAGATTTTATCTCAGTTCATCCAGGAACAAACGCCCGCCGTTGTATTGGCAATCTTGTTGTTGAAGTCACCGCAAAACGATTGGCACAAGAACTTGCAGCAATGATTGGTTCTCCTGCATACTTGATTGGGTTTGAAAATCATGGTGGACGAACTAAGTTAGGACAAGTCGAAGCTCTGGGAAAAGTTGTCCAAGGTTTAGGTAACAATGGTGAAGATGGTACAGAAGGTGCGTTTTATCAAAATGCGATCGCGACTTATTCGCATGGTCCATTATTACCCAAAAATCCATTTGTTGCCGACTGGCTCATTCAAACTGCGCTCAGACAAAAGTATCAATCAGCAATATCACTTTCACCCCTCAATGACACTTTGGCACAACAAGCACGGGAAGCTATGTTTCAACGCTTGCACGTAAAAACTCCCGCGATCGCCCAAAACTAA
- a CDS encoding protein tyrosine phosphatase family protein encodes MQNIKKINDEIAVATNQLTPEDLQQAAQAGYRTVLNLRSPHEEGVLPEEQQYAEAAGLQYVNIPVKPDSLNQELADQVLQQIEQSPKPVLAHCKSGLRSGAMALMYVATCEGISAQEAMQRGQQMGFDCSANPAMKKFFEDYVTTDFQRSQ; translated from the coding sequence ATGCAGAACATCAAAAAAATTAACGATGAAATTGCAGTAGCAACAAATCAATTGACACCAGAAGACTTGCAGCAAGCAGCACAAGCAGGATATCGCACCGTATTGAATTTGCGATCGCCTCATGAAGAGGGAGTGTTACCAGAAGAACAGCAGTATGCAGAAGCCGCAGGATTACAGTATGTCAACATTCCTGTGAAGCCTGATAGCTTGAATCAAGAACTAGCAGATCAGGTGCTACAGCAAATTGAGCAATCACCAAAACCTGTACTAGCTCATTGTAAAAGTGGTTTGCGTTCTGGTGCAATGGCATTGATGTATGTTGCCACTTGTGAAGGGATAAGTGCACAAGAAGCGATGCAGCGGGGACAGCAAATGGGATTCGACTGTAGTGCTAATCCAGCTATGAAAAAGTTTTTTGAAGATTACGTAACGACAGACTTCCAACGCTCACAGTAG
- a CDS encoding NB-ARC domain-containing protein yields MKISVEEAIEIVESVTQEGGLSKVQEIVFRQCWEGCSYQEIARKSGYQLGYIRDVGHKLWQSLSKAFGQKITKTNFQRAIKQYQITALSPKNELQTTPTSASNVPPVQLSTVSQKQDWQEKIDVSMFFGRTTELSNLEQWIISDRCRVISLYGMPGIGKTLLAAFCAEQMQYKFEYLIWRNVRNAQPIRELLTEIVLFLSQRQVGELPQTTDDLISCLMKYLREHRCLLILDNYESILQSGGKAGRYRDTYEGYGQLLRQVADESHQSCLLLTTREMPIGLTVKEGDQLPVRSLQLSGLSSEPAYEILRTKGLVFNNEEAQGLVTRYSGNPLALKIVAVAIQSLYKQDISKFLSQGRIVFGEIWDLLEQQFNRLSNREKQVMLWLTSYQEDTSLLKLDENNLPGLSTRVVLEALQSLQMRSFIENNSLRFTQPNMILEYIKEVTHYKSESSILKFATISSELSQLPILTKNQG; encoded by the coding sequence ATGAAAATATCAGTAGAGGAAGCAATAGAAATAGTAGAAAGTGTCACTCAAGAAGGTGGTTTAAGTAAAGTACAAGAAATTGTTTTTCGTCAATGTTGGGAAGGATGCTCATACCAAGAAATTGCTAGAAAATCTGGATATCAACTAGGCTATATTAGAGATGTTGGTCATAAACTGTGGCAATCACTTTCAAAAGCTTTCGGTCAAAAAATTACAAAAACTAATTTTCAACGAGCTATTAAACAATATCAAATAACTGCATTATCTCCAAAGAATGAACTTCAGACAACACCAACAAGTGCTAGTAATGTACCCCCTGTACAATTAAGTACAGTCAGCCAAAAGCAAGATTGGCAAGAGAAAATTGATGTTTCCATGTTTTTTGGTCGTACGACTGAATTATCTAATTTGGAACAGTGGATAATTAGCGATCGCTGTCGTGTAATCTCGCTTTATGGAATGCCAGGAATTGGGAAAACGTTATTAGCAGCATTCTGTGCAGAACAGATGCAGTACAAGTTTGAGTATCTCATCTGGCGCAACGTGCGTAATGCTCAACCAATTAGAGAATTATTAACAGAAATCGTTTTATTTTTATCACAACGACAAGTAGGAGAATTGCCGCAGACAACAGACGACTTAATCTCATGTTTAATGAAGTACTTAAGGGAGCATCGTTGTTTATTGATCTTAGATAACTACGAATCTATTTTACAAAGTGGTGGAAAAGCTGGGCGTTATCGCGATACCTACGAAGGATATGGTCAATTACTACGGCAAGTAGCCGACGAAAGTCATCAAAGCTGCTTGTTGCTGACGACAAGAGAGATGCCCATTGGTTTAACAGTCAAAGAAGGCGATCAGTTACCTGTGCGATCGCTGCAATTAAGTGGTTTGTCATCAGAACCAGCCTATGAAATTTTAAGAACAAAAGGTCTAGTATTCAATAACGAAGAAGCACAAGGTTTAGTGACTCGTTATTCAGGTAATCCACTTGCTTTAAAAATTGTAGCTGTAGCAATTCAGTCTCTATATAAACAAGATATATCTAAGTTTTTGTCTCAAGGTCGAATTGTTTTTGGAGAGATCTGGGATTTGTTAGAACAGCAATTTAATCGTCTATCGAACCGTGAAAAGCAAGTGATGTTGTGGTTAACAAGTTATCAAGAAGACACCTCTTTATTGAAACTAGATGAAAACAACTTGCCTGGATTATCTACAAGAGTAGTGTTAGAAGCTTTGCAATCTCTACAAATGCGATCGTTCATAGAAAACAACTCATTGCGTTTTACCCAGCCCAATATGATTTTAGAGTACATTAAAGAAGTAACCCACTATAAAAGCGAATCTAGTATTCTCAAATTCGCAACAATCTCTTCAGAATTGAGTCAGCTTCCAATACTTACAAAAAACCAAGGTTAA
- a CDS encoding Mur ligase family protein yields MQVKDRLQLGLAVLTAKTVTFAVRSLRLGAASVLPGEIARRLQPQLLQLLSRQVKHGVILIAGTNGKTTTSLLLRTMLERQGKRIAHNATGANLENGLMTTLLANTNLVGKLDVDYAILEVDENVVPKVVAAIEPRIILCLNLFRDQLDRYGEVDTISQRWGKAIATLPPDTVVIPNADDPTLSYMGQQLPQKVLFFGLNEPEQYLEEIPHAVDSIYCPNCGHSLDYQGVYLSHLGDFRCPSCGFHKAPVAINSQEHPQILIGLYNKYNTLAAVLAAQQLGVDEATIRDTISNFQAAFGRAEELQINGKHVRILLSKNPVGMNETIRAVNQVRQQSSQLAPVLFVLNDRIPDGTDVSWIWDVDTEKLVDQGGTFIVSGDRVYDMALRLRYSQQEDLQLIVKENLREAIATALEHTPADQTLHILPTYSAMLEVREVLTGRKIL; encoded by the coding sequence ATTCAGGTTAAAGATAGACTACAACTAGGTTTAGCAGTATTAACCGCAAAAACAGTGACGTTCGCAGTGCGATCGCTTAGACTCGGCGCAGCCAGTGTTTTACCAGGTGAAATTGCGCGTCGCTTACAGCCCCAATTACTACAGCTACTCAGTCGCCAAGTCAAACACGGTGTGATTCTCATTGCAGGGACAAACGGCAAAACAACAACATCTTTGCTGTTACGCACTATGCTAGAACGTCAAGGTAAGCGGATTGCACACAATGCAACTGGTGCAAATTTAGAGAATGGCTTAATGACAACACTGCTTGCTAACACTAACTTGGTAGGCAAACTCGATGTCGATTACGCAATTTTAGAAGTCGATGAAAATGTTGTTCCTAAAGTTGTCGCCGCAATTGAACCAAGAATTATTCTGTGTTTAAACTTATTTCGCGACCAACTTGATCGCTATGGCGAAGTAGACACTATCAGCCAACGCTGGGGAAAAGCGATCGCCACTTTACCACCCGATACCGTAGTTATTCCTAATGCCGACGATCCCACCCTTTCTTACATGGGTCAACAATTACCTCAAAAAGTCTTATTTTTTGGCTTAAACGAACCTGAACAGTACCTAGAAGAAATTCCTCACGCAGTAGACTCTATCTACTGTCCTAACTGCGGACATTCGCTTGACTACCAAGGTGTTTATCTATCTCATTTAGGAGATTTTCGCTGTCCTAGCTGCGGTTTCCATAAAGCACCAGTAGCAATTAACAGTCAAGAACACCCCCAGATTTTAATTGGATTATACAACAAGTACAACACTTTAGCTGCAGTTTTAGCTGCGCAACAACTTGGTGTGGATGAAGCAACAATCCGCGACACAATTAGTAATTTTCAGGCAGCATTCGGACGTGCAGAAGAGTTACAGATCAACGGCAAACACGTACGTATTCTGTTATCCAAAAATCCTGTGGGAATGAACGAGACAATCCGCGCAGTTAATCAGGTAAGGCAACAATCTTCACAACTTGCACCAGTCTTGTTTGTATTAAACGATCGCATTCCTGATGGTACTGATGTCTCTTGGATCTGGGATGTCGATACTGAAAAACTGGTCGATCAAGGTGGAACATTCATTGTCAGTGGCGATCGCGTTTATGATATGGCACTACGGTTACGCTACTCTCAGCAAGAAGATTTACAACTTATCGTTAAGGAAAACTTACGCGAAGCGATCGCAACCGCTTTAGAACACACACCAGCCGATCAAACACTCCACATTCTCCCCACTTACTCAGCGATGTTAGAAGTGCGCGAAGTCCTCACAGGACGTAAGATTCTCTAA
- a CDS encoding metalloregulator ArsR/SmtB family transcription factor produces MTPHSSDASLTASEMTQLSPAALGLIAEFFKVLSEVSRLQIVCALKSGAKNVSEIIEATELGQANVSKHLRILTQAGIVSREQRGVCVYYEIANPILFDLCEMVCDALSIQITQQSEQLEQLGKLRRA; encoded by the coding sequence ATGACGCCACACTCCAGTGATGCCTCTCTAACAGCATCTGAAATGACACAATTGTCGCCAGCAGCACTAGGATTGATTGCCGAGTTTTTCAAGGTTTTGTCAGAAGTCAGCCGTTTGCAAATTGTCTGTGCGCTCAAATCGGGAGCTAAAAATGTGAGTGAAATTATTGAAGCTACTGAACTCGGACAAGCCAACGTTTCAAAGCACTTAAGAATACTTACGCAGGCGGGTATTGTCTCCCGCGAACAGCGCGGTGTGTGCGTTTACTACGAAATAGCGAATCCTATTTTATTTGATCTGTGCGAGATGGTTTGTGACGCCCTTTCTATTCAAATAACTCAACAAAGCGAACAATTAGAGCAACTAGGAAAATTACGTCGTGCTTGA
- a CDS encoding SPOR domain-containing protein, producing MNTRHPLCNASWFAQAKPSLIISLTAIVLGGWFVTAIEVASSQDIFIAEAVSDRLPPPPQTPDVAQQSPSSIFVPREFDFQAPSSNTPPTVNTPSSGNLSYLVYVDDASSPTLEQVKQLEPQAFVRQYNGRAVVQAGAFEQNSNAEQRAQELRSAGVVARIANLNTGTDTAFTGDSRTYYVVIPDRRESLPAIADQIRQLQQNAVIDVSQRTQPRGSHVRVGPFSNRALAEQWNQFFLNSGLSNARVYYGR from the coding sequence ATGAACACACGTCATCCACTGTGCAATGCCAGTTGGTTTGCTCAAGCTAAACCATCTCTCATCATCTCCTTAACTGCCATAGTGTTAGGGGGGTGGTTCGTAACAGCTATCGAAGTCGCATCATCTCAGGATATTTTTATAGCTGAAGCAGTAAGCGATCGCCTACCGCCACCACCACAGACGCCAGATGTAGCACAACAATCACCATCGTCGATTTTTGTTCCGCGTGAATTTGATTTTCAAGCACCATCATCGAATACACCACCTACAGTTAATACTCCAAGCAGTGGCAATTTAAGTTACTTAGTTTATGTTGATGATGCAAGTTCCCCAACTTTAGAACAAGTCAAACAACTCGAACCACAAGCCTTTGTACGACAATACAATGGACGAGCAGTCGTTCAGGCTGGAGCATTTGAGCAAAATTCTAATGCTGAGCAACGCGCCCAAGAACTTAGATCTGCTGGTGTCGTTGCACGAATTGCCAATCTTAACACAGGTACCGACACAGCTTTTACTGGAGATTCGCGCACCTATTATGTTGTGATTCCAGATAGACGAGAAAGTTTACCTGCGATCGCAGATCAAATCAGGCAATTACAGCAAAATGCTGTCATTGATGTCAGTCAGCGAACACAACCACGCGGATCTCATGTTAGAGTAGGACCATTTTCCAATCGTGCTCTAGCAGAACAGTGGAATCAATTTTTCCTCAACTCTGGCTTAAGTAATGCACGAGTTTATTATGGACGTTGA
- a CDS encoding non-ribosomal peptide synthetase, with protein MNDLSTECNSVEEVFVFPASFAQQRLWFIDQLIPGASLYTIPLVFQLTGSLHHSALEQSVQAIACRHETLRTTFDVIDGELVQIISPALMQLPFALINLQALPTTCEQVALEQIRQEIQQPFNLKQGPLFRVHLWQLNHSEHLLLILLHHIIFDEWSSGIFIRELGKLYSAFVNNQPAALPELPIQYADFAHWQREWLQGEVLNTQLNYWKQQLKDLPTLNLPSAPRPLVPSYQGASQLLELPQELLDALEELSQQAGVTLFMALLAAFQTLLYRYTAQTDIAVGSPIANRHRSELEGIIGFLVNNLVLRTNLAGDPSFRELLNRVRDVTLTAYAHQDLPFEKLVEELQPVRSLSQNPLFQVVFALQNTPMEQLELPGLALNPVEFEVKTTRFDLEVYMWKCTGNFRNLWGKGWQQSDGLRGVVIYNTDLFEADAIASLRHHFQTLLAAIVANPDTPLSLLPLLTSQEQQVLLSGNGVCTNYPKVCIHQLFEAQVSQQPQAIAIRAQNQFTYQQLNQGSNQLARYLQKLGKSERVGICLEQATETVAAMLAVLKAGGAYVPLDVTYPSERLRFLVEDAQVTLIITHKKEVFLNTPNVKIIDLAQEWTAIAQESEENLDTPCNVDQLAYVIYTSGSTGTPKGVMVTHRAVNRLVCQTDYIEIAPGDRVAKVANIAFDAATFEIWGALLNGAELVDIERETTLSPTDFKTALQQQHINVMFLTTALFNQTVAEVPNAFQPLKYLLFGGEAATPDRVRTVLQHGKPQHLIHVYGPTENTTFSTWYEVQEVPENAITIPIGQAIANTQVYVLDAHFNPVPAGISGEIYLGGDGLAQGYFNRPDLTADKFFHPLDQDRNLRLYKTGDRACRRADGNLEFLGRIDNQIKIRGFRVELGEIETVLAQHPSVQTAVVNVREVAADRQLIAYFVPQPTAVVSDRDLRSFLKTQLPQYMIPAVFVSLKTLPLTINGKIDRQALPLPIIAPDTILVTPSTSVEKSLVDLWCQLLGRKQVGIHDNFFELGGHSLLATQLISRIRDRFQVEIPLRSLFESPTIAQLAQKIDAVSTVQGQETPDHLQQRREEIEL; from the coding sequence GTGAATGATTTAAGCACAGAGTGTAATTCTGTTGAGGAAGTGTTTGTCTTTCCAGCTTCATTTGCCCAACAGCGATTATGGTTCATCGATCAATTAATTCCAGGGGCTTCTCTTTATACAATTCCACTGGTATTTCAACTCACAGGTTCATTGCATCACTCAGCACTAGAACAAAGTGTGCAGGCGATCGCTTGTCGTCACGAAACGCTACGGACAACTTTTGATGTTATCGATGGGGAATTGGTACAGATTATCTCTCCGGCTTTGATGCAACTGCCGTTTGCCTTAATCAATCTTCAAGCATTGCCAACAACCTGCGAACAAGTCGCTTTAGAACAGATCCGCCAAGAAATTCAGCAGCCTTTTAACTTAAAGCAGGGACCGCTATTTCGAGTACACTTATGGCAATTGAACCACTCTGAACATCTGCTGCTGATTCTCCTACACCACATCATTTTTGATGAATGGTCAAGCGGTATTTTCATTCGAGAGTTAGGCAAACTGTATTCTGCGTTTGTGAACAATCAACCTGCTGCACTGCCAGAGTTACCGATTCAATATGCTGATTTTGCCCATTGGCAGCGTGAGTGGTTGCAAGGAGAAGTGTTAAATACTCAATTAAACTACTGGAAACAGCAGTTAAAAGATCTACCAACTTTAAATTTACCTTCTGCTCCTCGCCCTTTGGTTCCAAGTTATCAAGGTGCAAGTCAATTATTAGAGTTACCACAAGAGTTACTTGATGCCTTAGAGGAGTTAAGTCAGCAAGCAGGTGTGACGCTATTTATGGCCTTGTTAGCAGCGTTTCAGACTTTACTGTATCGCTACACTGCACAAACTGATATTGCTGTGGGTTCGCCGATCGCTAATCGTCACCGCAGTGAATTAGAAGGAATTATCGGGTTTCTCGTCAACAATCTTGTTTTACGGACAAATCTAGCAGGCGATCCCTCGTTTCGTGAATTACTAAATCGAGTCAGAGATGTCACGCTAACCGCTTATGCACATCAAGATTTACCGTTTGAAAAGCTTGTAGAAGAACTGCAACCTGTTCGCAGTCTTAGTCAAAATCCTCTATTTCAAGTCGTCTTTGCACTCCAAAATACTCCAATGGAACAACTAGAGTTACCAGGATTAGCTCTTAATCCAGTTGAGTTTGAGGTGAAAACAACACGCTTTGATCTAGAAGTGTATATGTGGAAATGCACAGGTAATTTTAGAAATTTATGGGGCAAAGGATGGCAGCAATCTGACGGGTTACGCGGTGTCGTTATTTACAATACTGATTTATTTGAAGCCGATGCGATCGCCTCCCTGCGACATCACTTTCAGACACTTCTAGCAGCGATTGTGGCAAATCCAGATACGCCTTTATCTTTATTACCGTTATTAACAAGTCAAGAGCAACAGGTGTTATTGAGTGGAAATGGTGTTTGTACTAATTATCCCAAAGTTTGTATTCATCAATTATTTGAAGCACAGGTTAGTCAACAACCACAAGCGATCGCAATCCGTGCACAAAACCAATTTACTTATCAACAATTAAATCAAGGTAGTAATCAACTCGCACGTTATTTGCAGAAATTGGGCAAGTCAGAACGTGTAGGCATTTGTCTAGAACAAGCTACAGAAACCGTTGCTGCAATGCTAGCAGTTCTCAAAGCAGGCGGTGCTTATGTTCCTCTCGACGTTACTTATCCTTCCGAACGACTGCGCTTTTTGGTAGAAGATGCCCAAGTTACATTAATAATAACACATAAAAAAGAAGTATTTTTAAATACACCTAATGTCAAAATAATTGATTTAGCCCAAGAATGGACAGCGATCGCACAAGAATCAGAGGAGAATTTGGATACTCCTTGCAACGTAGATCAGCTAGCTTATGTGATTTATACTTCCGGCTCAACAGGAACGCCCAAAGGAGTGATGGTAACTCACCGCGCAGTTAATCGATTAGTTTGCCAAACTGACTACATAGAAATTGCACCAGGCGATCGCGTTGCTAAGGTAGCAAATATTGCTTTTGATGCGGCGACTTTTGAGATATGGGGCGCATTACTTAATGGTGCTGAGTTAGTAGATATTGAGCGAGAAACAACGCTGTCACCTACAGATTTTAAAACTGCGCTTCAGCAACAGCACATCAATGTCATGTTTTTGACAACAGCATTATTCAATCAAACTGTGGCTGAAGTTCCTAATGCATTCCAACCGTTGAAATATCTCTTATTTGGTGGTGAAGCAGCAACTCCCGATCGCGTCCGCACAGTACTACAACACGGTAAACCTCAGCATCTTATCCATGTTTATGGACCTACAGAAAATACAACATTTTCTACTTGGTATGAAGTGCAAGAAGTGCCAGAAAATGCCATAACAATTCCCATCGGACAGGCAATTGCCAATACTCAAGTTTATGTATTAGATGCCCATTTTAACCCAGTTCCTGCGGGAATCAGTGGGGAAATTTATCTTGGTGGAGATGGGTTAGCACAAGGATATTTCAATCGTCCAGATTTAACTGCAGATAAGTTTTTTCATCCGCTTGATCAAGATAGAAATCTTCGTCTTTATAAAACTGGCGATCGCGCTTGTCGCCGTGCGGATGGCAATCTTGAATTTTTAGGTCGCATTGATAATCAAATTAAAATTCGCGGATTTCGGGTAGAGTTGGGCGAGATTGAGACAGTTCTAGCACAACATCCCAGCGTGCAAACTGCGGTAGTAAACGTGCGCGAAGTTGCTGCTGATCGTCAATTAATTGCTTACTTTGTTCCTCAACCAACAGCAGTCGTTAGCGATCGCGATTTGCGCTCTTTTTTAAAAACGCAACTACCTCAATATATGATTCCTGCGGTGTTTGTATCATTAAAGACACTACCTTTGACAATTAACGGCAAAATTGATCGCCAAGCATTACCGTTACCCATAATTGCACCAGACACAATATTAGTGACTCCTAGTACCTCGGTAGAAAAATCTTTAGTAGATCTGTGGTGTCAACTACTAGGACGTAAACAGGTAGGAATTCACGATAATTTCTTTGAGTTGGGGGGACATTCGCTACTAGCAACACAACTAATCTCCCGCATCCGCGATCGCTTTCAAGTCGAAATTCCACTAAGAAGTTTGTTTGAATCTCCCACAATCGCCCAACTTGCACAGAAAATCGATGCAGTCTCAACAGTGCAAGGGCAAGAAACTCCCGATCATCTCCAGCAGCGACGCGAGGAAATAGAATTATGA
- a CDS encoding alpha/beta fold hydrolase codes for MKRWRRLLLLLSILLIGLSWWGIVAARNGLVVRSLERDVPLLYLAPQQATAAPGVLIAHGYAGSKQLMLGYAHVLARAGYATMLWDFDGHGANSHRLQRFELQQNLNVALNALLEQPEVDSTRLALLGHSMGSGIVMNAGIEQVDLFDAAIAVSPTGASVTPQAPRNLQLQAGSWEGRFIANAERLLTASGGTNDNFAAGTARELVIVPNAEHITILFNDVSHQAALRWLNATFNQSSTSNYRDRRMAWYGLHLLGWLLLLTAVASSLVPRQPHFKKVPASRRWSGLLLAPLIAAGSVTLLNQGGIELAGLGGVQVGGAVSLWFFVAGITWLALLARLPRPTLRTAKWGLILFALLWIAFGAMAQVVWLQWWLIPTRLQIWLPLAVACLPWFLASGIAQQETSTNARFGWWFAQSVILIGGFLLTLNFLPQLGFMFLLLPLFPPLIAVLSLVVAFVKEAWISALASALFFGWILAAGFPLSS; via the coding sequence TTGAAACGCTGGCGGCGGCTGTTATTACTGCTATCAATTTTACTGATTGGGCTATCGTGGTGGGGAATTGTTGCAGCCCGAAATGGATTGGTTGTGCGATCGCTTGAACGAGATGTTCCATTACTGTATCTTGCACCACAACAAGCAACCGCTGCACCTGGAGTTTTAATTGCACATGGGTATGCAGGTTCTAAGCAACTCATGCTAGGCTACGCGCACGTTTTGGCTCGTGCTGGTTACGCTACGATGCTATGGGATTTTGACGGACATGGCGCAAACTCTCATCGATTGCAACGATTTGAATTACAGCAAAACCTAAATGTGGCACTAAATGCCTTACTAGAGCAACCGGAAGTTGATTCCACTCGCCTAGCTTTACTAGGTCATTCTATGGGAAGTGGCATCGTGATGAATGCGGGAATTGAGCAGGTTGATTTATTTGATGCTGCGATCGCCGTTTCGCCAACAGGTGCATCTGTCACACCTCAAGCACCGCGTAACTTACAACTGCAAGCAGGTAGTTGGGAAGGTCGATTTATTGCTAATGCCGAACGATTACTAACAGCAAGTGGAGGTACTAATGATAATTTTGCTGCAGGTACTGCTCGCGAATTGGTAATTGTTCCCAATGCCGAACACATCACTATTTTATTTAATGACGTCAGCCATCAAGCTGCGTTACGTTGGCTCAATGCTACCTTTAACCAGTCTAGTACTAGCAATTATCGCGATCGCCGCATGGCTTGGTATGGTTTGCATTTGCTTGGTTGGTTACTACTACTAACAGCGGTAGCTTCTAGTCTTGTACCGCGTCAACCTCACTTCAAAAAAGTTCCTGCGTCAAGACGTTGGAGTGGGTTATTACTTGCACCTCTAATTGCTGCGGGCAGTGTAACACTTCTAAATCAAGGCGGTATAGAACTTGCGGGTCTAGGTGGCGTGCAGGTAGGCGGAGCCGTTAGTTTGTGGTTTTTCGTTGCGGGAATTACTTGGTTAGCATTGCTAGCTCGTCTGCCACGTCCTACATTAAGAACAGCAAAATGGGGACTGATTTTATTTGCTCTATTGTGGATAGCGTTTGGTGCAATGGCACAAGTTGTTTGGTTGCAATGGTGGTTAATTCCTACGCGACTGCAAATTTGGTTGCCTTTGGCTGTTGCTTGTCTACCCTGGTTTTTAGCCTCTGGTATTGCCCAACAGGAAACCAGTACCAATGCCCGATTTGGTTGGTGGTTTGCTCAGAGTGTCATTTTAATTGGTGGTTTTCTATTAACGTTGAACTTTCTGCCCCAATTAGGCTTTATGTTTCTCCTATTGCCTTTATTTCCCCCTTTAATTGCTGTTCTCTCGTTAGTAGTTGCGTTTGTCAAAGAAGCGTGGATCTCGGCACTTGCGAGCGCTTTATTCTTCGGTTGGATTCTAGCCGCTGGTTTTCCACTTTCTAGTTAA